Proteins from a genomic interval of Bacillota bacterium:
- a CDS encoding UDP-N-acetylmuramate--L-alanine ligase, with amino-acid sequence MEKFKRIHFVGIGGYGMSSLARVLMDMGHTVSGSDIKASGRTEDLVAAGAHVYIGHDPSHVLGADLVVVSAAVPGDNVEVRAAKARGVPVITRAQMLGRLMDEHYSVAVTGSHGKTTTTSMIAFMLQQGGLDPTVLVGGELSYLGGGGRLGRGRYLVAEADEAYGSFLELRPTIAVVTNIDNDHLDYYGSVQNLVNAFRRFLSNVNPEGTAVLCTDDERVRRISGEAASRIRVVTYGIHREAMLMARDISITGLGSRFQVIRNGEVLGRVELKVPGRHNIYNALACCSVGMEMKLDFDVISGALALFRGAKRRCQFIAEKKGILVLDDYAHHPTEIRTTLEALKEGSGGMRLVAVFQPQRFTRTQLLMDEFARAFSAADVIVISDIYYEGTGERPIPGVTGEALARAISEFEGREVIFIPQRRDIAPQLLKIAEPGDLVVTMGAGDIWLAARELADLLEECR; translated from the coding sequence ATGGAAAAATTCAAGCGCATCCACTTCGTAGGAATTGGCGGGTATGGCATGAGTTCTCTGGCCAGGGTGCTCATGGACATGGGGCACACGGTGTCGGGGTCTGACATAAAGGCTTCCGGCAGGACAGAGGACCTTGTCGCGGCTGGAGCACACGTCTATATTGGCCACGATCCCTCGCATGTCTTGGGAGCCGATCTTGTCGTAGTAAGTGCGGCTGTGCCCGGGGATAATGTCGAGGTGAGGGCCGCGAAGGCCAGAGGAGTGCCCGTGATAACCAGGGCGCAGATGCTGGGCCGGCTCATGGACGAGCATTACAGCGTGGCGGTTACGGGGAGCCATGGCAAGACAACCACGACCTCAATGATAGCATTTATGCTGCAACAGGGCGGCCTTGATCCGACGGTCCTGGTGGGGGGCGAGCTGAGCTACCTTGGGGGCGGGGGCAGGCTTGGCAGGGGCAGGTATCTTGTTGCGGAGGCTGATGAGGCCTACGGCTCGTTTCTTGAGCTTCGCCCAACCATCGCCGTTGTCACAAACATAGACAACGATCACCTTGATTATTACGGGAGCGTGCAGAATCTTGTAAACGCCTTCCGGAGGTTTCTGTCCAACGTCAACCCGGAAGGGACCGCCGTGCTGTGCACTGATGACGAAAGGGTTAGGCGCATATCGGGCGAGGCGGCGTCCAGGATCAGGGTCGTAACCTACGGCATCCACAGAGAGGCCATGCTCATGGCGCGTGACATATCCATAACCGGTCTGGGCTCCAGATTCCAGGTTATCAGGAACGGCGAAGTGCTCGGCAGGGTGGAACTCAAAGTGCCGGGCCGGCATAATATATACAATGCCCTGGCGTGTTGCTCGGTCGGCATGGAGATGAAGCTGGATTTCGATGTCATCTCGGGCGCGCTGGCCCTTTTCAGGGGGGCGAAAAGGCGTTGCCAGTTTATAGCCGAAAAGAAGGGAATCCTTGTGCTGGATGATTACGCACACCACCCGACGGAAATCAGGACCACGCTCGAGGCCCTGAAGGAGGGAAGCGGCGGGATGCGCCTGGTTGCAGTCTTCCAGCCGCAGAGATTTACGAGGACTCAGCTCCTTATGGACGAGTTTGCAAGGGCATTCTCGGCCGCCGATGTCATTGTGATCAGTGACATATACTATGAGGGGACGGGTGAGAGGCCCATACCCGGCGTGACAGGGGAGGCGCTCGCCAGGGCCATAAGCGAGTTTGAGGGCCGTGAAGTCATATTCATACCCCAGAGGAGAGATATAGCCCCTCAGCTGCTCAAGATTGCAGAACCTGGCGATCTCGTCGTGACCATGGGCGCCGGCGATATATGGTTGGCGGCAAGGGAGCTTGCGGACCTGCTGGAGGAGTGCAGATGA
- the murB gene encoding UDP-N-acetylmuramate dehydrogenase, whose product MNVEQIDRISADLRTIVRGEVKAREPMRNHTSFRIGGPADVLIVPRDLDDLKMTISWLRGRHIDLLVIGNGTNLLVSDDGIRGAVIKLGGTLNELRMEEEGQGGRAAVTVTAGAGALLPYVARWAAERGLAGLEFAGGIPGSVGGATVMNAGAYGRSMQDVVDGALILREDGALVDLGASDLGFRNRGTRILDDGTSIVVSVRFHLVGGDRDQIMEKTERLLVERASKQPLSFPSAGCVFKNPSGGGAGRYIDAAGLKGLRIGDAQVSPEHANFIINLGEAKASDVMALMEEVRLRVLDRFGVVLEPEIRVVGG is encoded by the coding sequence ATGAACGTGGAACAGATCGACCGGATTTCCGCGGACCTCAGGACCATCGTGAGAGGGGAGGTAAAGGCCCGTGAGCCGATGCGCAATCATACCTCCTTCCGGATCGGGGGCCCGGCAGATGTCTTGATTGTGCCACGCGACCTCGATGACCTGAAGATGACCATTTCATGGCTTCGTGGGCGCCACATCGATCTCCTTGTTATAGGCAACGGGACCAATCTTCTGGTATCCGATGATGGGATTCGGGGCGCGGTCATAAAGCTGGGCGGGACGCTCAACGAGCTGAGAATGGAGGAAGAAGGTCAGGGCGGGCGCGCCGCCGTCACCGTCACGGCGGGAGCAGGAGCGCTCTTGCCTTACGTGGCCAGGTGGGCTGCGGAGCGCGGCCTTGCCGGCCTGGAATTCGCCGGGGGGATCCCGGGGAGCGTGGGCGGCGCGACTGTGATGAACGCGGGCGCTTATGGGCGCTCGATGCAGGATGTCGTTGATGGCGCCCTGATCCTCCGGGAGGATGGCGCCCTGGTGGACTTGGGCGCGAGCGACCTTGGCTTCAGGAATCGCGGGACGAGGATCCTGGATGATGGCACTTCAATTGTTGTAAGCGTCAGGTTCCACCTTGTCGGGGGGGATCGCGATCAGATAATGGAGAAAACAGAGCGGCTGCTCGTAGAGCGGGCTTCCAAGCAGCCCCTTTCCTTCCCGAGCGCGGGGTGCGTCTTCAAGAACCCATCGGGTGGCGGGGCGGGTCGGTACATCGACGCGGCGGGCCTCAAGGGTCTGCGTATCGGGGATGCGCAGGTATCGCCGGAGCACGCCAACTTCATTATAAACCTTGGAGAGGCGAAGGCGAGCGATGTGATGGCGCTTATGGAGGAAGTAAGGTTGCGCGTGCTCGACAGGTTTGGAGTTGTGCTGGAGCCGGAGATACGAGTTGTTGGTGGGTAG
- the murA gene encoding UDP-N-acetylglucosamine 1-carboxyvinyltransferase has protein sequence MMKLKITGGRRLGGSVKVSGAKNSILKVMAASLLADGCCVFSNAPLITDVSTMIGVLRGLGAEARIESGRIIVNPSGLSGCEPPEELVREMRASIQVMGPLLARLGRVRVRQPGGCDIGPRPIDLHLKGFSALGAKIREERGFIIAEADKLVGAEIHLDLPSVGATENIMMAACLAEGTTIIHNAAREPEIVDQQNFLNRMGARIIGAGTDTVKIRGVKRLEGADYTIIPDRIEAGTYMCAIAITGGTASVENVIPEHLQAVISKLREAGIVVEPRESSIWISANRRPGAISVRSMPYPGFPTDMQPQVTALMSIAKGTSIVSETIFPNRFRYVDELHRMGANIKLEGRVAVVEGVESLMGADVEAPDLRGGAALILGALAAEGETEISGIQHIDRGYEDIAGKLRGLGADILGVE, from the coding sequence TTGATGAAATTGAAGATCACAGGGGGGCGGAGGCTTGGCGGCAGCGTCAAGGTGAGCGGTGCCAAGAACTCTATCCTCAAGGTTATGGCTGCGTCGTTGCTCGCGGACGGGTGCTGCGTCTTCTCCAACGCCCCGCTTATTACAGATGTTTCCACGATGATCGGCGTTCTCCGGGGCCTCGGGGCCGAGGCCCGCATTGAGTCGGGCCGGATAATTGTGAACCCTTCCGGCCTTTCAGGATGCGAGCCTCCAGAGGAACTGGTCAGGGAGATGCGCGCATCCATTCAGGTCATGGGCCCTCTCCTTGCGCGCCTGGGGAGGGTCAGGGTCCGGCAGCCTGGTGGGTGCGATATTGGCCCGAGGCCGATAGATCTTCATTTGAAGGGTTTTTCAGCCCTGGGGGCGAAGATAAGGGAAGAGCGCGGGTTCATAATCGCCGAGGCTGATAAACTGGTGGGCGCGGAGATCCATCTTGACCTCCCGAGCGTGGGCGCCACGGAGAATATAATGATGGCTGCGTGCCTGGCTGAGGGGACTACTATCATCCATAATGCAGCGCGCGAGCCGGAGATCGTCGACCAGCAGAATTTCCTGAACCGCATGGGTGCCAGGATAATCGGGGCCGGGACTGACACGGTCAAAATACGCGGCGTGAAGCGGCTCGAGGGCGCGGATTACACCATAATACCTGACCGGATCGAGGCCGGCACTTATATGTGTGCCATAGCAATCACGGGAGGGACTGCTTCCGTGGAGAATGTTATCCCGGAGCACCTTCAGGCGGTCATATCCAAGCTCCGCGAAGCGGGGATCGTTGTGGAGCCCAGGGAATCTAGTATATGGATAAGCGCAAATCGCCGGCCAGGCGCTATAAGCGTGAGGTCCATGCCTTACCCGGGATTTCCCACTGATATGCAGCCGCAGGTGACGGCCCTGATGAGCATCGCAAAGGGCACGAGCATCGTATCCGAGACCATCTTCCCCAACCGTTTCAGGTATGTCGACGAATTGCACCGCATGGGCGCCAATATCAAGCTGGAAGGTCGCGTGGCCGTGGTTGAGGGGGTAGAGTCCTTAATGGGAGCGGATGTCGAGGCCCCTGATCTCCGCGGAGGTGCCGCGCTCATTCTTGGTGCTCTTGCCGCCGAGGGCGAGACGGAGATTTCAGGTATCCAGCATATAGACAGGGGCTACGAGGATATAGCTGGCAAGCTTCGCGGTCTCGGCGCGGACATCCTCGGGGTAGAATAA
- a CDS encoding FtsQ-type POTRA domain-containing protein, producing MEMGMVMGTGRGRSIGRAGRGPRGRGFVPFLLVMTALLACLAVIKSPYFTVTRIAVEGTSSLKPSEIILMSGLECGHNTFDLNLDRVAMRLLNNPKIESVRVARRLPSTIIISVRERSVVGVVPYSGYFVEVDNQGRAICIRETYDDGKVPIITGIGARGVRVGEPVDAVRLRPALSLAAVLGEKLRARVSEIHVDTDGSLVLFTDDGIRVVMGRDGAQEKLGERARVLEAVLDRVAMDGRPVQYIDLRSEKRPVVKMKIQ from the coding sequence ATGGAGATGGGAATGGTGATGGGAACGGGGAGGGGCAGGAGCATAGGAAGGGCGGGACGAGGGCCGAGAGGTAGAGGTTTTGTTCCATTTCTGCTGGTGATGACCGCCCTGCTGGCCTGCCTGGCGGTCATCAAGTCTCCTTATTTCACCGTGACGCGCATAGCCGTCGAGGGGACAAGCTCCCTGAAACCTAGTGAGATCATCCTGATGTCGGGGTTGGAATGCGGCCATAACACCTTTGATCTGAACCTGGACAGGGTCGCGATGAGGTTGTTGAATAACCCCAAGATCGAGAGTGTAAGGGTAGCGCGCAGGCTCCCATCCACTATAATCATAAGCGTGAGAGAACGGAGCGTTGTGGGAGTGGTGCCGTATTCCGGATACTTCGTTGAAGTAGACAACCAGGGGCGGGCGATCTGCATTCGCGAGACGTATGATGACGGCAAAGTGCCGATCATTACGGGGATAGGCGCGCGTGGCGTACGCGTGGGAGAGCCTGTCGATGCGGTGAGGCTCCGGCCGGCCCTTTCTCTTGCGGCAGTGCTTGGTGAGAAGCTCAGGGCGAGGGTATCGGAAATACACGTGGACACCGATGGAAGCCTTGTCTTATTTACAGATGATGGAATAAGAGTCGTTATGGGTAGGGATGGCGCCCAGGAGAAACTCGGTGAGAGAGCGCGAGTCCTCGAGGCTGTGCTCGACCGGGTTGCCATGGACGGGAGGCCGGTCCAATACATTGACCTCCGCTCGGAAAAACGGCCCGTAGTCAAGATGAAAATACAGTAG
- a CDS encoding DUF881 domain-containing protein, translating into MILGFLLVVQFRTQEYIGKITLPTRRLEDLTDMLRKTESERDLLEKEVVALRQQLARVVEGEHMVEAVRQELEKVKMAAGLTELKGPGVVVVLNDSRKQAQPGESAELFLVHDEDLLKTANELFAAGADAVAINGQRLVATSEVRCAGPTISVNNTRIGPPYTIVAIGDPVTLENALRMREGIIDTLRAWGIEVKITRMPEVVVPAYKGSIYFQYAKPLNYIRPVNKGGD; encoded by the coding sequence ATAATACTCGGGTTTCTGCTCGTAGTGCAGTTCAGGACCCAGGAATACATAGGCAAGATAACCCTTCCAACGCGCCGGCTCGAGGACCTGACAGACATGCTGCGTAAGACCGAGAGCGAGCGGGACCTCCTGGAAAAGGAGGTTGTGGCCCTGCGACAGCAGCTCGCCAGGGTTGTCGAGGGCGAGCATATGGTCGAGGCTGTCCGCCAGGAGCTCGAAAAGGTTAAAATGGCGGCGGGGCTCACCGAGTTGAAGGGTCCGGGGGTCGTGGTCGTTCTCAACGATAGCAGGAAGCAGGCCCAGCCGGGCGAGAGCGCGGAGCTATTCCTGGTCCATGATGAGGACCTCCTCAAGACGGCAAACGAGCTCTTTGCCGCCGGGGCCGATGCGGTGGCCATAAATGGCCAGCGTCTCGTGGCGACGAGCGAGGTGCGCTGCGCCGGCCCAACTATCTCTGTGAATAACACGCGGATAGGCCCTCCCTACACTATCGTCGCCATCGGCGATCCTGTGACGCTCGAGAATGCCCTGCGAATGCGGGAGGGGATCATCGATACCTTGCGCGCCTGGGGGATTGAAGTTAAAATCACCCGGATGCCCGAGGTCGTCGTCCCCGCGTATAAAGGCAGCATTTATTTCCAATATGCAAAGCCTCTCAACTATATAAGGCCCGTTAACAAAGGAGGAGATTAG
- a CDS encoding small basic family protein: MAIGILAALDSVFGGLRAGLEGKFDGPIFLSGFFVNTLLAALLTYVGYKLGVDLLMGATVAFSIRLFTNVGIIRRYLIKRSGTSGTGIQQQS; encoded by the coding sequence ATGGCTATAGGCATCCTGGCAGCGCTCGATTCCGTTTTCGGGGGCTTGCGAGCGGGGCTCGAGGGCAAATTTGACGGCCCCATATTCCTCTCGGGTTTCTTTGTAAACACACTCCTGGCGGCCCTCTTGACCTATGTCGGCTATAAGCTCGGCGTGGACCTCCTGATGGGGGCCACTGTTGCATTCAGCATAAGGCTGTTTACCAATGTAGGTATAATAAGGAGATACCTCATCAAAAGGTCGGGCACGTCGGGCACGGGCATTCAGCAGCAATCGTGA
- the ftsZ gene encoding cell division protein FtsZ, translating into MFEMDLEIEQFTNIKVIGVGGGGSNAVNRMIDAGLKGVEFIAINTDAQALAQSNAAVKIQIGEKRTKGLGAGSNPDIGREAAEESHDALKRTVEGADMVFITAGMGGGTGTGAAPLIAQISKESGALTVGVVTKPFSFEGRRRMAQGLAGIENLKTKLDALIIIPNDRLLQVAEKKTSMLDAFKMADDVLRQGVQGISDLITVPGLINVDFADVRTIMTDAGSAIMGIGMSNGEERAVQAAKAAISSPLLEASIEGAKGVLLNITGSSNLGLFEVNEAAQIIAEAVDPDANIIFGAMIDDTMRDEIRVTVIATGFEQKGMARKAGLEEVDIKPFAVDDLEIPAFLRRGRRE; encoded by the coding sequence ATGTTTGAGATGGATCTCGAGATAGAGCAATTCACCAATATCAAGGTTATAGGCGTCGGGGGCGGCGGGAGCAATGCTGTGAATCGGATGATAGACGCGGGTCTCAAAGGGGTTGAATTCATAGCCATAAATACTGATGCTCAGGCCCTTGCACAGTCCAACGCCGCCGTAAAGATCCAGATAGGCGAGAAGCGGACAAAGGGTCTCGGGGCGGGCTCGAACCCTGATATCGGGAGGGAGGCTGCCGAAGAGAGCCACGACGCCCTCAAGCGCACCGTGGAGGGGGCTGATATGGTTTTCATAACAGCTGGTATGGGCGGTGGCACGGGTACGGGTGCCGCTCCTCTCATTGCACAGATATCCAAGGAGTCAGGGGCCCTCACGGTCGGGGTGGTCACGAAGCCGTTTTCTTTCGAGGGCCGGAGGAGAATGGCCCAGGGACTTGCCGGGATCGAGAACCTCAAGACGAAGTTGGATGCCCTCATAATCATCCCCAACGACAGGCTTCTCCAGGTGGCAGAGAAGAAGACATCAATGCTTGATGCGTTTAAAATGGCTGACGACGTGCTGCGCCAGGGGGTCCAGGGCATTTCCGACCTTATAACCGTCCCCGGCCTGATAAATGTCGATTTCGCCGACGTGAGGACCATCATGACCGATGCGGGTTCGGCCATCATGGGCATCGGCATGAGCAACGGCGAGGAGCGCGCGGTGCAAGCGGCAAAGGCCGCAATCTCGAGCCCGCTCCTCGAGGCCTCGATCGAGGGAGCCAAGGGTGTATTGCTTAACATCACGGGCAGCTCGAATCTCGGGCTGTTTGAGGTGAACGAGGCCGCACAGATAATCGCGGAGGCGGTAGACCCTGATGCCAACATAATCTTCGGCGCAATGATCGACGATACCATGCGCGATGAGATCAGGGTCACGGTAATAGCCACTGGATTTGAGCAAAAGGGCATGGCCCGGAAAGCCGGACTTGAGGAGGTCGACATCAAGCCCTTCGCTGTGGATGATCTCGAGATCCCGGCTTTTCTGAGGAGGGGCCGGAGGGAATAA
- a CDS encoding N-acetylmuramoyl-L-alanine amidase, which yields MGFGYKSSVGLVSTRAGRAVIRIAAWLFAFLCILGFPGAAYARGGLSGVRIVVDPGHGGWDPGAVGPTGLTEKEVNLRVGIALRNCLAEYGGATVLMTRWDDQDVGLEERVQMANWWGADRFVSVHHNASYDRSLNGTQTYAYTYGSQASFDMRNKVQNRLVWGQGLPDKGAMTANYYVLKYTRMPAILTEASFITNPYQEARLRDRGYTWREGYYIYQGIADHFGVAP from the coding sequence ATGGGCTTTGGGTACAAGAGTTCAGTGGGCCTGGTTTCAACGCGTGCAGGCAGGGCAGTAATAAGGATTGCAGCCTGGCTATTTGCGTTCCTGTGCATTCTAGGTTTCCCCGGCGCCGCCTACGCAAGGGGCGGTTTGAGCGGGGTGAGGATCGTCGTGGACCCGGGTCACGGAGGCTGGGATCCCGGGGCGGTCGGTCCCACAGGCCTGACGGAGAAGGAGGTCAATCTGAGGGTCGGTATTGCGCTGAGGAATTGCCTTGCGGAATATGGCGGGGCAACTGTGCTGATGACGCGGTGGGACGATCAAGATGTGGGCCTCGAGGAGCGGGTGCAGATGGCTAATTGGTGGGGCGCGGACAGGTTTGTGAGCGTTCACCACAACGCCTCCTATGACAGGTCGCTGAACGGGACCCAGACCTATGCGTATACATATGGGAGCCAGGCCAGCTTTGACATGCGAAACAAGGTTCAAAACAGGCTGGTCTGGGGCCAGGGCCTGCCGGATAAAGGGGCAATGACTGCCAACTATTATGTTTTAAAATACACCAGGATGCCGGCCATCCTGACGGAAGCCTCCTTCATTACAAACCCCTACCAAGAGGCGCGGTTGAGAGATAGAGGCTATACCTGGAGAGAGGGTTACTACATATACCAGGGGATTGCGGACCATTTCGGCGTGGCACCGTGA
- a CDS encoding DUF3459 domain-containing protein, with translation MKISEYESGPIRVRDGVLFSYWNPEANSVHIAGDFNGWDSVSHPMHRDVHGWWSATLPLEAGLHQYKFIVDNSWVLDPANPCCIDNTLGGWNSFLEIAADGEVHLEAPAEGMSAYSRFEAVDSPAWVNDAVIYEIFPRVFSQDGTLEAIRARLPELASLGVNCIWLMPIHRIGTVGRKGILGSPYAIYDYYSIDPGYGTAADLRALVQTAHANGMRVIMDMVANHTANDCPLTKEHPDWYSRDGYGVIRSPGFGWDDVAQLDYGSSELRDYMVEVMRYWVREFNIDGYRCDVAALVPLDFWKRVRAELREIKQDIMLLAESHEPAHNLHAFDLTYEESLPALLSDVIRGVSPARSIREMLERQRLEFPRNSLRLRYLENHDQMRIQARLGDESGDEHAGRGGRLAAVLLLTLDGVPLIYNGQEIGERERPDLFDPFKIRWDRGDHELRGFYRDLLSIRRASPALRRGDLKFIDIEYDDKCLAYVRQYTGNKGNEVGNEAGSAVLVALNFSGDRISFTVDLSGAVSEVFLNTGAYKLGTVLEPFSSQIIDLGAAFTLNKVS, from the coding sequence GTGAAAATATCCGAGTATGAATCCGGCCCCATTCGCGTACGCGATGGGGTCCTATTTAGCTATTGGAATCCGGAGGCTAACTCTGTGCATATAGCAGGGGACTTCAACGGGTGGGACTCCGTATCCCACCCAATGCACAGGGATGTGCATGGCTGGTGGAGTGCAACACTTCCGCTCGAGGCGGGTCTCCATCAGTACAAGTTCATAGTGGATAACTCCTGGGTGCTCGACCCTGCAAACCCATGTTGCATAGATAACACCCTCGGCGGGTGGAACTCCTTCCTCGAGATCGCAGCGGATGGTGAGGTGCATCTCGAGGCGCCCGCAGAGGGAATGAGCGCGTACAGCAGGTTCGAGGCTGTAGATTCTCCTGCATGGGTCAATGATGCAGTGATCTATGAGATATTCCCGAGGGTTTTCAGCCAGGATGGGACGCTTGAGGCTATCAGGGCTCGTCTCCCGGAGCTCGCGAGCCTCGGGGTAAATTGCATCTGGCTCATGCCTATTCATAGAATTGGCACCGTAGGGAGGAAGGGGATTCTCGGCTCTCCTTATGCCATATATGACTACTACAGTATAGACCCTGGCTATGGGACGGCGGCCGACCTGAGAGCCCTCGTCCAGACAGCGCATGCAAACGGCATGCGGGTCATAATGGACATGGTCGCAAATCATACGGCAAATGACTGCCCCCTCACGAAGGAGCACCCTGATTGGTACAGCAGGGATGGCTATGGCGTGATAAGAAGCCCCGGCTTCGGGTGGGACGACGTGGCTCAGCTGGACTACGGCTCATCCGAGCTTCGCGACTATATGGTTGAGGTTATGCGTTACTGGGTGAGGGAGTTCAACATCGACGGCTACCGGTGCGATGTGGCCGCGCTCGTGCCGCTCGATTTCTGGAAGCGCGTGAGGGCGGAGTTGAGAGAGATCAAGCAGGATATAATGCTGCTGGCCGAATCCCATGAGCCGGCGCATAACCTCCACGCCTTTGATCTTACCTACGAGGAGTCGCTGCCGGCGCTCCTCAGCGACGTGATCAGGGGGGTATCGCCTGCGAGGAGTATAAGGGAGATGCTTGAGCGCCAGCGCCTCGAGTTTCCAAGAAACTCGCTACGGCTGCGCTACCTGGAAAACCACGATCAAATGAGAATCCAGGCAAGGTTGGGTGATGAATCGGGTGATGAGCACGCGGGGCGCGGCGGGCGCCTGGCGGCTGTGCTCCTGCTTACCCTCGATGGCGTGCCGCTCATCTATAACGGGCAGGAGATAGGCGAGCGGGAAAGGCCCGACCTTTTCGATCCATTCAAGATCCGATGGGATCGCGGTGACCACGAGCTCCGCGGGTTTTATAGGGACCTCTTGTCCATCAGGAGGGCAAGCCCCGCCCTGAGGAGGGGCGATCTAAAGTTCATCGATATAGAGTATGATGATAAATGCCTTGCCTATGTCCGGCAATATACGGGGAATAAGGGGAATGAAGTTGGGAATGAAGCAGGTAGCGCCGTCCTTGTAGCCTTGAATTTCTCCGGAGACAGGATCAGTTTCACTGTCGATCTGAGTGGCGCGGTTTCTGAAGTCTTTTTGAATACAGGGGCGTACAAGCTCGGGACCGTATTAGAGCCTTTTTCCTCGCAGATAATTGACCTTGGGGCAGCCTTTACCTTAAACAAGGTTTCGTGA
- the scfA gene encoding six-cysteine peptide SCIFF, which yields MREKVAGGRHIKTIYAGVAKADLESRGCGECQTSCQSACKTSCTVGNQVCLKK from the coding sequence GTGAGGGAAAAGGTAGCTGGCGGCAGGCATATCAAGACAATTTACGCGGGCGTTGCAAAGGCCGACCTCGAGTCCCGGGGGTGCGGCGAATGCCAGACTTCGTGCCAGTCGGCCTGCAAGACATCCTGTACAGTCGGGAATCAAGTTTGCCTCAAGAAGTAG
- a CDS encoding tetratricopeptide repeat protein, which translates to MEVEGMTAGFHALAPVKSVLDRRSRLCATLFISICLVYVACSTGLSGLCLAATAPADEGKALAGLGIEQYEKGDFTEAVKTLNKAIKLGTAGDEVRFYLAMAYLEKGMLKEGLSETKLISGGFSRRSELYLKLGDAYMNRGGLHDEAILSDAIHWYKEALAANGKDARPHFSLGLAYYEAGRFADAQREFEAVLELDPGYIGARENLALTYLAQGDRDRAFEEYGRALQGAPGDMGLRVAFGDLCLERGQYEEAIDQYSQVVNALPTYAVGHYKLATAYYRAGRVDEAIAEHKETTRLDPYFFYAYYGLGILYFERSMFNEAVEEFKRAIHYNPSYVSAYIGLGRAYMAMDRMVEAIAALKVATHLSVLDRDSHYWLGVAYARSNNEELAIRELRKTLHIDSTYTPARELLDQLRNP; encoded by the coding sequence TTGGAGGTGGAGGGAATGACCGCTGGTTTCCATGCTCTGGCCCCGGTTAAATCGGTCCTGGATAGAAGGTCGAGACTGTGTGCAACTTTATTCATTAGCATCTGTCTGGTATATGTGGCATGCAGCACCGGTTTGTCCGGTTTGTGCCTTGCGGCCACGGCTCCGGCTGATGAGGGTAAGGCATTGGCCGGGCTCGGGATAGAACAATATGAAAAAGGAGACTTCACAGAGGCGGTCAAGACTTTAAATAAGGCGATCAAGCTCGGCACCGCCGGTGACGAGGTGCGTTTTTATCTTGCCATGGCCTACCTGGAAAAGGGAATGCTCAAGGAGGGCCTGTCCGAGACAAAGCTCATCTCCGGGGGGTTTAGCAGGAGGTCCGAGCTCTACCTGAAACTTGGCGATGCCTACATGAATAGGGGTGGCCTCCATGACGAGGCCATACTGTCGGATGCCATCCACTGGTACAAGGAGGCGCTGGCCGCCAACGGGAAGGATGCCAGGCCGCATTTCTCACTCGGACTGGCCTACTATGAGGCCGGAAGGTTTGCGGATGCGCAAAGGGAGTTTGAGGCGGTCCTTGAGCTAGATCCCGGTTATATAGGAGCCAGGGAGAATCTCGCCCTGACATACCTGGCGCAGGGCGACAGGGATCGCGCGTTTGAGGAGTACGGCAGGGCCCTGCAGGGCGCCCCCGGTGATATGGGGCTCCGTGTTGCCTTCGGTGACCTTTGTCTTGAGCGCGGGCAATATGAGGAGGCTATCGACCAGTACAGCCAGGTGGTGAACGCGCTCCCGACTTATGCTGTCGGCCATTATAAGCTTGCGACGGCCTATTATAGAGCGGGCAGGGTGGACGAGGCAATAGCTGAGCACAAGGAGACTACACGCCTGGATCCCTATTTCTTCTACGCTTACTACGGCCTTGGCATCCTCTATTTTGAGCGCTCGATGTTTAATGAGGCTGTAGAGGAATTCAAGCGGGCAATTCACTATAACCCAAGTTACGTGTCGGCATACATAGGGCTCGGAAGGGCATACATGGCTATGGACCGGATGGTTGAGGCCATAGCGGCGCTGAAAGTTGCAACCCACCTGAGCGTTCTCGATCGCGACAGCCACTACTGGCTTGGGGTGGCCTATGCCCGGTCGAATAACGAGGAGCTTGCCATACGTGAGCTCCGCAAGACCCTCCATATCGACAGCACATATACGCCTGCCCGGGAATTGCTTGATCAGTTGAGGAATCCTTGA
- a CDS encoding heavy-metal-associated domain-containing protein, giving the protein MSGCCGARDSVANLKITGMKCQGCAERIEKTLSGLEGITGVEVNLDRHEARISYDASRIGEEDIKVAVENLGYGVL; this is encoded by the coding sequence GTGAGCGGGTGTTGTGGGGCCAGGGATTCAGTTGCCAATCTGAAGATCACGGGGATGAAATGCCAGGGCTGTGCTGAAAGGATCGAGAAAACCCTCTCCGGCCTCGAGGGCATCACTGGTGTTGAAGTTAACTTGGATAGGCATGAGGCCAGGATTTCATACGATGCTTCGCGCATCGGCGAGGAAGATATCAAAGTTGCCGTCGAAAACCTGGGATACGGGGTTCTATAA